From Candidatus Methanomethylophilaceae archaeon:
GATGGTATTAAGGACTGAAACTTAACCGGGGGCGTGACCTGCCCCCATTTTCTCTTCGAGCTCAGCGGCGAATCCAAAGACATGCCCAAGGCCGAAGTCGAGGGCTGCCTCAAAGCCGTGACGGATTGCCACAGAATAACGTCCTCCGGACCCGGGTATGTCATAGCGCAATTCGACGCCCGCTTCTTCGATGAGATCGCCGACCGTTTGGGGATGACCCACAGCCTCGGCCGCTATCTCGGCGCTTATGATCCTGGCGACGTCTCCGGATTGGAGAGCGCCGAACTCCCTGAGGGGACGTTCGCGGTCAGGGGGAAGAGATTCGAAGGCATGATGAGGGACGTGGATTCCCAGGCTCTCGTCCGCAAGGTCGGAGGTCTGCTGTCGAAGCATAACGACGTCGACCTCAAGCATCCCGATGTCATCGTCAAAATGCTGATGAGCGACAGAGTCCACATTTTCATAGAGGAGAGAGTAACCGAAACCGACCTCCTCAACAAAAGGAAAGTCAGCGAGAGACCGTTCTTCTCGCCGATATCGCTCCATCCGAAATACGCCCGCGCGCTCATAAACATGGCTTGCGTGAGGACAGGCGGCACAGTTTTGGACCCGTTCTGCGGGACCGGAGGCATCGTCATAGAGGCGGCATCCATGGGGATGAAAGCCATCGCGTCCGATTTCGACGAAGAGATGGTCATCGGGTGCCGTGAGAACATGGATTTCTACGGCATGAAGCTGAGCGATTGCGACGTTCTGGACATAGGCGAGATAGGGGACAGATTCTCTGACTTGGACGCTGTCTGCACCGACCCGCCGTATGGAAGATCCACTAAAACCGGCGGCGAGGACATAGACCGCATATACAGAAGAGCCGGGGAGGCAATACCGAAGGTCCTCAAACATGGGGCGAGAGCCGGGATCGTCCTCCCGCATCCGATGGAGCTGAGCACCATGAGCCTCGAACGCATGTGCGTCCAAAGGGTCCACAGCTCCCTGTCCAGGCATTACCACGTGTTCAGGAACGATCTCTGAGAACCGGTATAGCCAAACTGAGAAGAGAAAGGGCCATCCGGTGCAACATACACGCACCGTATGGGCTTTATCCTCTCCGCCGGAAGTTTCCTCGGCATGATTAAGGAGGAGGACTCGGAGCTGCGTTTGGACCAGCTGTACAAGCTGACGCTGGAAGACCCGCGCGTTCTCGCGATGCATCTGAGGCTCCTCAAAGAATTCGAAGGCATGAGCGATGAGGAAGTGCTTGGATGCGTAGATTTGACTCCTGCCGGTAAGGCCATGAAGATCAATACAGAACTTTATTCCCCCGAGGGACCTTTGCATGCCGACAACGCATTCCACATCCGCATGCCGGATGGCAAGCAGAAAATGATAGCGTTCATCGAGGGGCAGGGCTGGATAGGGAACTGGGATGAGCTTTACAATCGGATGCTCATCTATGGATTCCGTTTTCTGGACGCGGCAAGACGCACCGACATCGCGGACCACAGCCATGGGAACCTGCCATTGGTTCGGGGAATGATCGTTGTTTTCAACCCTCCGGCTAGGCTTAGGAACAAAACTATCAAGGCTGAAATGGCGATAGTAAAAGGCAAGGGATTGTTTCGGTCGAGCGTCCCGATCCGTCTGACGTTCCTGTTCCTGGGGATGGCCGGGGACCTCCCCGGAACGGATCTGGGCGGGCTGAATCTGCTGTACGCCAGAGGGATCGGAAAGAAAGAGAGGGCTAAACGCCTTTGGGAAGATTACAAAATAAAGATCAACGCATTGATAGGCGAGGAGGATGACATCATGAACATTGCAGCGAGCTTCCGTTACGACGGAAAGATGGAGGGCATAGCCATAGGAAGGGAAGAGGGAAAGAACGAGATGGCAGAGTACATGACTGATGCATTCGCCAAACAGATTGTCAATTACGCCAAGAATAATGGGATAACCATCGAAGAAGCTATGGCTTGCTTGAGCCTTCCCGAAGAATACGCTGACACAATAGAGCGCAAAGCTCGCAAGCTGATGTCGGATTCGGAGTGAGACTCCTAAGTCTGAGGGGATTATGGGGCAATACCGCTCATAGTGTGTGTCTAGCCCGATTATTTATACGGATCCCAAAGAAACCAAACGTTTTTGAAAGATAATGGGAGGGGAAAGTCCCCTCGTTTATGAAAGGTTTCAAATCTCGGCGAGGACGCCGCCGGATCCGGAGAACGTCTTGCCGGCGAGGTTGCCCGCGGTCTGAGAAATCGCTTTTCCATCGGCGCCCACGAAGGAAATCCCGTAGAACGCGTTCTTCCCGAGAGCATTGAGACTCTCGGAGAATGATACGCTATTCAGCCCGGAACATCCGGAGAAGGCGCTGACACCGATGCTGCTGGCGGCGGAAAGGTCTGCCCCAGATAGAGATGAGCATCCCATGAAGGCGTATCCGCCGATGATATCCGCGGAGAGCGTGACGCTCTTGAGAGAAGAGCATTTGGCGAAAGCCTTCAGGCCGATTTCCCTCACGGATCCGAGGTCTGCGCTCTTCAGAGCGGAGCAGCCATAGAACGCGCTGCTGCCTATCGAATCGACGGAATAAGATTCGCCGGCATAGGATATCCCATCGGGAATGGCTATGGCGATCGGGGCGCCGCTGTATCCGGTTACGGACAGCAAGTTGTCTTCCTCCGAGGTTATGGTGTATTGCAATCCGTCCAGCATGAAGGAGTGCCCGTCAGAAACCAGCTCAAGCTTCCCATCGGACCCTACGAATCTCTGCCCGGCCAGATTCTCGGCTGTGGCTTTGATCGAGTTTCCTTTGGCATCTGCGAACGAGAGGCTGCGGAGGGCATCCTTCCCAATGGAAGAGAGGCTCTCAGAGAACGATGCATATCCGACCTTAGGGCATCCGTAGAACGCCCATCCGCCTATCGAATCGGCAGACAGCGACATCGATGCGAGATTGGCACAGTTGGCGAAGGCCTTCATCCCTATGGACGAGACGTACGGGAGATCGATCGACACCAAGCTTGAGCATCCGTAGAACGCTTTATCGCCCACGGAGACGACCCTCAGGGATTTCCCGTTGAATTTAACGGTCTCCGGCAGGGATAACGAAGCGGGGCTGCCCTCATAGCCTTTGACCGAGGCGGTCATGTCCACTGCAGAAAGGACAGAGAAAATCAGCCCATCGGCCATGAACTCCGTCCCGTCTCCAAACTCGGAGAGCTTGCCCGCAGATCCGGAGAAGGTCCTGCCGGCAAGGTTGCCCGCGGTCTGGGCGATCGCTTTTCCGTCGGCGCCCACGAAAGTGATTCCGTAGAACGCATTCTTCCCAAGTGTTGTGAGGTTCTCAGAGAATGATACGCTCTTCAGCCCGGAACATCCGGAGAAGGCGCTGACGCCGATACTGCTGGCGGCGGAAAGATCTGCCCCGGAGAGGGATGAGCATCCCATGAAGGCGTATCCGCCGATGGTCTCCGCAGAAAGCGTGACGCTCTTGAGCGAACTGCATGATGCGAATGCCTTCAATCCTATCTCTTTCGAAGAGCCCAGATCAGCGCTGATCAGGCTGGAGCATCCGTAAAACGCTTTATCGCCCACGGAAACGACGCTGAGGGCCATTCCGTTGAATTGGACGGCATCCGGCAGGGATATCGAAACAGGGCTGCCTTCGTAGCCGATAACCGAGGCGGTCATGTCCGCGGCGGAAATGACGGAGAAGATCAGACCGTCAGCCTTGAACTCCATCCCGTCTCCAAACTCGGAGAGCTTGCCCGCAGATCCGGAGAACGTCTTTCCGGCTAGGTTGCTGGCCGTAGGAGA
This genomic window contains:
- a CDS encoding RsmD family RNA methyltransferase, translated to MPKAEVEGCLKAVTDCHRITSSGPGYVIAQFDARFFDEIADRLGMTHSLGRYLGAYDPGDVSGLESAELPEGTFAVRGKRFEGMMRDVDSQALVRKVGGLLSKHNDVDLKHPDVIVKMLMSDRVHIFIEERVTETDLLNKRKVSERPFFSPISLHPKYARALINMACVRTGGTVLDPFCGTGGIVIEAASMGMKAIASDFDEEMVIGCRENMDFYGMKLSDCDVLDIGEIGDRFSDLDAVCTDPPYGRSTKTGGEDIDRIYRRAGEAIPKVLKHGARAGIVLPHPMELSTMSLERMCVQRVHSSLSRHYHVFRNDL